The Chloroflexia bacterium SDU3-3 genome has a segment encoding these proteins:
- a CDS encoding response regulator, translated as MGTDSGRALVIDDERSIRELCVMVLAQLGYYVEQADDGDVALELIGTADPFDLVLVDVHLPRVGGIEVLRELRRSSPSTMVVVMTGYGSSAHSDEATRLGARAVLLKPFSIELLRSLAREVVPGAMGAPPQTPMLAHPLGMVSERLMGQADLSRLYQQIVDVTHEVLALEQVLLVLVEGGVPSLAASLLPPDESARWLDRAEWVIAHGRVLSVVPDMPRPDGIADLAFDPQHTYVAVPMLFEQRVAGALLIERRTSGGWGAAQHDMLLAIASIAAVAISQMRSRGALAGLLASYRAVLAQSQDCALLLDGKSQRIVEANAATVALSGYSQDALQKLAPQALIAADYVYGLETRVNAPEFEATLHARGGHKIAVSVAVSAIAYADRPYLLVIARDIRERNRQTQQAIRAEKLSGMGRLSASIAHEVNNPLQALQSSINLLLENRLSADRHRQIIQMANAQVAQLVGVVQQMMDLYRPAMREGMRPISLHELLESVLSAYAPQLQAQGVAVERLWDAYLPRVRGVASQLRQVLGSLIQNASEAMPSGGRLVLQTAAVDSPSGRMVRVVISDTGGGIDPESMGSLFEPFYSTKVDRTGLSLAVSYSIIEQHSGTITVEATEGGTAFVVLLPAIG; from the coding sequence ATGGGCACCGATTCTGGCCGCGCGTTGGTAATAGATGATGAGCGCTCCATCCGCGAGCTGTGCGTGATGGTGCTGGCCCAGCTTGGCTACTACGTCGAGCAGGCCGACGATGGTGATGTGGCGCTGGAGCTGATCGGCACCGCGGATCCTTTCGATCTGGTGCTGGTGGATGTCCACCTGCCGCGCGTTGGCGGGATCGAGGTGCTGCGCGAGCTTCGCCGATCAAGCCCATCGACGATGGTGGTGGTGATGACGGGCTATGGCTCCTCGGCGCACTCCGATGAGGCGACCCGCCTGGGGGCGCGCGCCGTGCTGCTCAAGCCGTTTTCCATCGAGCTGCTGCGCTCGCTGGCGCGCGAGGTTGTGCCGGGCGCTATGGGCGCGCCGCCCCAGACGCCCATGCTTGCTCATCCGCTCGGCATGGTGAGCGAGCGGCTCATGGGCCAGGCGGATCTTTCCCGTCTCTATCAGCAGATTGTCGATGTGACCCACGAGGTGCTGGCGCTCGAACAGGTGCTGCTGGTGCTGGTGGAGGGCGGGGTGCCCTCGCTGGCGGCATCGCTGCTGCCGCCCGACGAGTCGGCGCGCTGGCTAGACCGCGCCGAGTGGGTGATCGCCCACGGGCGCGTGCTTTCGGTGGTGCCCGATATGCCGCGCCCCGATGGGATCGCCGATCTGGCCTTTGACCCCCAGCATACCTATGTAGCGGTGCCGATGCTGTTTGAGCAGCGAGTGGCGGGCGCGCTCCTGATCGAGCGGCGCACCTCTGGCGGCTGGGGTGCCGCGCAGCACGACATGTTGCTGGCGATCGCCAGTATTGCGGCGGTGGCCATCAGCCAGATGCGGTCGCGCGGTGCGCTGGCTGGCCTGCTGGCCTCGTATCGGGCGGTGCTGGCACAGTCCCAAGATTGCGCACTGCTGCTGGATGGGAAATCGCAGCGGATTGTAGAGGCCAATGCGGCGACTGTGGCGCTCAGCGGGTACAGCCAGGATGCGCTGCAGAAGCTGGCCCCGCAGGCCCTGATCGCTGCCGACTATGTGTATGGCCTGGAAACACGCGTAAACGCGCCCGAGTTTGAGGCTACCCTGCATGCGCGCGGTGGACATAAGATTGCAGTATCGGTGGCGGTTAGCGCGATCGCATATGCCGATCGCCCCTACCTGCTGGTGATCGCCCGCGACATACGCGAGCGCAATCGCCAGACCCAGCAGGCCATCCGCGCCGAGAAGCTCTCGGGCATGGGGCGGCTGAGCGCATCGATTGCCCACGAGGTAAACAACCCGCTGCAGGCGCTGCAAAGCTCGATCAACCTGCTGCTTGAGAATCGCCTCTCGGCAGATCGCCACCGCCAGATCATCCAGATGGCTAACGCGCAGGTCGCGCAGCTGGTGGGGGTGGTGCAGCAGATGATGGACCTCTACCGGCCAGCCATGCGCGAGGGCATGCGCCCGATCTCGTTGCACGAGCTGCTTGAGTCGGTGCTGTCGGCCTATGCGCCGCAGCTGCAGGCGCAGGGCGTGGCGGTGGAGCGCCTGTGGGATGCCTATCTGCCACGGGTGCGCGGGGTGGCCAGCCAGCTGCGCCAGGTGCTCGGCAGCCTGATCCAGAACGCCAGTGAGGCCATGCCCTCCGGGGGCAGGCTGGTGCTGCAGACGGCGGCGGTGGATTCGCCAAGCGGGCGGATGGTGCGGGTGGTGATCTCGGATACGGGCGGCGGAATCGACCCTGAGTCGATGGGCAGCCTGTTTGAGCCGTTCTACAGCACCAAGGTAGATCGCACCGGCCTGAGCCTGGCGGTGAGCTACAGCATTATCGAGCAGCACTCGGGGACGATCACGGTGGAGGCGACTGAGGGTGGGACGGCGTTTGTGGTGTTGCTGCCTGCGATCGGCTAG
- a CDS encoding bifunctional phosphoribosyl-AMP cyclohydrolase/phosphoribosyl-ATP diphosphatase HisIE codes for MERSVKYDDNGLIPVIVQHARSGEVLMLGYMNEEALRRTRETRQVTFWSRSRQSYWTKGETSGNVLDLVAIRQDCDGDALLVLAEPHGPTCHTGEPTCFHRDLEGEIHHEPVPALAELSRLADVVKKRNAERPEGSYTTKLLIGGVDRIGKKIGEEATEVVIAAKNASHTELSWELADLLYHSLVLLEDQGLPLESVLAELRGRHGG; via the coding sequence CTGGAGAGATCGGTGAAATACGACGACAACGGCCTCATCCCGGTGATCGTGCAGCACGCCCGCAGCGGCGAGGTGCTGATGCTGGGCTACATGAACGAGGAGGCCCTGCGAAGGACGCGCGAGACACGGCAGGTGACATTCTGGAGCCGCAGCCGCCAGAGCTACTGGACCAAGGGCGAGACATCGGGGAATGTGCTGGATCTGGTCGCGATTCGCCAGGACTGCGATGGCGATGCGCTGCTGGTGCTGGCCGAGCCACACGGCCCGACCTGCCACACCGGCGAGCCGACTTGCTTCCACCGCGATCTTGAGGGCGAGATCCACCACGAGCCAGTCCCTGCGCTGGCCGAGCTCTCACGGCTGGCCGATGTGGTCAAGAAGCGCAATGCCGAGCGCCCTGAGGGCTCGTACACCACCAAGCTGCTGATCGGCGGGGTCGATCGGATCGGCAAGAAGATCGGCGAGGAGGCGACCGAGGTGGTGATCGCAGCGAAAAATGCCTCGCACACCGAGCTTTCTTGGGAGCTGGCCGATCTGCTCTACCACAGCTTGGTGCTGCTAGAGGACCAGGGCTTGCCGCTTGAGTCGGTGCTGGCCGAGCTACGTGGGCGGCACGGCGGCTAG
- the purH gene encoding bifunctional phosphoribosylaminoimidazolecarboxamide formyltransferase/IMP cyclohydrolase — translation MRALISVSAKDGLDAFARGLHELGVAIVSTGNTAKALAQAGIPVSKVSDLTGFPEILDGRVKTLHPNIHGGILARRDLPEHMDTIKAHGIGPIDLVVVNLYPFQQTVARPDVTFEDAIENIDIGGPSMVRSAAKNHQDVLVVVDPADYVPVLDALRANAVTPELRRRLAAKAFSHTSAYDAAITQYLGGDALPATLNVGLPKAQELRYGENPHQQAALYGDFGQFFETLHGKELSYINILDIAAAQELTEEFPAAEGCALTIVKHTNPCGVGVGATQLEAWEAAFATDREAPFGGVIAINHPMELSLAQAIDELFTEILIAPDFTPEALELLRKKKNRRLVRALRPVSAERRLMLHSVPGGLLAQEWDRAPLAGEEWQVVTKRAPTPSEELAMRFGWRVVKHVKSNAIVYVGADRTLGVGAGQMSRVDSSRVAVEKAARAGLSLQGCAIASDALFPFPDGVEVAAAAGATAVIQPGGSVRDDAVIAAADRLGLAMVFTGRRHFRH, via the coding sequence GTGCGCGCACTCATTAGTGTTTCTGCAAAAGATGGTCTGGACGCGTTTGCGCGAGGGTTGCACGAGCTGGGGGTTGCTATTGTTTCGACGGGGAATACCGCCAAGGCGCTGGCCCAGGCCGGTATCCCCGTCTCCAAAGTGAGCGATCTGACGGGTTTCCCCGAGATCCTTGATGGCCGCGTGAAGACGCTGCATCCCAACATCCACGGCGGGATCTTGGCGCGGCGCGATCTGCCCGAGCACATGGACACGATCAAGGCGCATGGGATTGGGCCGATCGACCTTGTGGTGGTCAACCTCTACCCCTTTCAGCAGACCGTAGCCCGACCCGATGTGACCTTCGAGGATGCGATAGAGAATATCGATATCGGTGGCCCCTCGATGGTGCGCTCGGCGGCCAAAAATCACCAGGATGTGCTGGTGGTGGTGGACCCTGCCGACTACGTGCCGGTGCTGGATGCGCTGCGTGCCAACGCGGTGACGCCCGAGCTGCGGCGGCGGCTGGCGGCCAAGGCTTTCTCCCACACCAGCGCCTACGATGCGGCGATCACCCAGTACCTTGGCGGCGATGCTCTGCCCGCGACGCTGAATGTGGGGCTGCCCAAGGCGCAGGAGCTGCGCTACGGCGAGAACCCGCATCAGCAGGCTGCGCTCTATGGCGACTTTGGCCAGTTCTTCGAGACGCTGCATGGCAAAGAGCTTTCCTACATCAATATCCTCGATATCGCCGCAGCCCAGGAGCTGACCGAAGAGTTCCCTGCTGCCGAGGGCTGCGCGCTGACGATCGTGAAGCACACCAACCCCTGTGGTGTGGGCGTGGGGGCGACCCAGCTGGAGGCTTGGGAGGCTGCTTTTGCGACTGATCGTGAGGCACCGTTTGGCGGGGTCATCGCGATCAACCATCCCATGGAGCTATCGCTGGCCCAGGCGATCGATGAGCTCTTCACCGAGATCTTGATCGCGCCCGATTTCACCCCCGAGGCGCTGGAGCTGCTGCGCAAGAAGAAGAACCGCCGTCTGGTGCGCGCGCTGCGCCCGGTCTCGGCGGAGCGCAGGCTGATGCTGCACAGTGTGCCCGGCGGCCTGCTGGCCCAGGAGTGGGACCGCGCGCCGCTGGCGGGCGAGGAGTGGCAGGTGGTGACAAAGCGCGCGCCCACGCCCAGCGAGGAGCTGGCCATGCGCTTTGGCTGGCGGGTGGTGAAGCACGTGAAGTCGAACGCCATCGTGTACGTGGGCGCAGACCGCACGCTGGGCGTGGGCGCTGGCCAGATGAGCCGCGTCGATAGCTCGCGCGTGGCGGTGGAGAAGGCGGCCCGCGCCGGGCTGTCGCTCCAGGGCTGCGCGATCGCATCGGATGCGCTCTTCCCCTTCCCCGACGGGGTGGAGGTTGCGGCGGCGGCGGGGGCGACGGCGGTCATCCAGCCGGGCGGGTCGGTGCGCGACGACGCGGTGATCGCGGCGGCGGATCGGTTGGGGCTGGCGATGGTGTTTACGGGGCGGCGGCACTTCCGCCACTAA
- a CDS encoding DUF4388 domain-containing protein translates to MALEGDLSEFHLTDIIQLVDLSKKTGGVFLQGARGAETLEGWLYFRDGKIVGAQLGNLPPLEAAYTFFTFSSGPFRFHDDVSIEGSPITLSNEMMIMEGIMRQEAWEKLQSQLPSLSMVPRLVTNPSSTSNEINIEAEEWRVLTMVNGKNTIAQISQRSGLGELRTCEIIARLLSNGLIERRETNLVDSLYPELERIVTSALGPSARGLLEDAYIRAGIENRSVVTQDQALSAVNVFEASANRVFGPNRVRQPANDVRSYIQEVFGAIA, encoded by the coding sequence ATGGCGCTTGAAGGCGATCTGAGCGAGTTCCACCTGACCGATATCATCCAGCTGGTCGATCTGAGCAAGAAGACCGGCGGGGTGTTTCTGCAGGGGGCGCGCGGCGCAGAAACACTTGAGGGTTGGCTCTACTTTCGCGATGGAAAGATCGTCGGCGCACAGCTTGGCAATCTGCCCCCGCTTGAGGCGGCGTATACCTTCTTCACCTTTTCCTCTGGTCCGTTCCGCTTCCACGATGACGTCTCCATCGAAGGCTCGCCGATCACGCTGAGCAATGAGATGATGATCATGGAGGGGATCATGCGCCAGGAGGCGTGGGAGAAGCTGCAGTCGCAGCTGCCCTCGCTGTCAATGGTTCCTCGGCTGGTCACAAACCCCTCCTCGACAAGCAACGAGATCAATATCGAGGCCGAGGAGTGGCGCGTCCTAACTATGGTGAACGGCAAGAATACAATCGCTCAGATCTCTCAGCGCAGCGGCCTGGGCGAGCTTCGCACCTGCGAGATCATCGCCCGCCTGCTCAGCAACGGCCTGATCGAGCGGCGCGAGACCAACCTGGTCGACTCGCTCTACCCCGAGCTTGAGCGGATCGTCACCAGCGCGCTTGGCCCCTCGGCGCGGGGCCTGCTGGAAGACGCCTACATCCGCGCTGGCATCGAGAACCGCTCGGTGGTGACGCAAGATCAGGCGCTCTCGGCAGTGAATGTGTTTGAGGCCAGCGCCAACCGTGTGTTTGGCCCCAACCGCGTGCGCCAGCCCGCCAATGATGTCCGGTCCTATATCCAAGAGGTCTTCGGGGCTATCGCCTAG
- a CDS encoding gliding-motility protein MglA, whose amino-acid sequence MALINVAAREIHCKIVYYGPGMGGKTSNLQYIHSAVPKEVKGELLSIATETERTLFFDFLPLDLGKVRGFQTRFHLYTVPGQVLYERTRVAVLNGADGVVFVADSQRHKLEENLKSLRELAQNITKMNKNFREFPIVLQYNKADLPNRLPSDKLDQFLNPPSLGTNWPRIEAVATRGDGVFDTLKAISRLVISKL is encoded by the coding sequence ATGGCCCTGATTAACGTTGCAGCACGCGAGATCCACTGCAAGATTGTCTACTATGGCCCTGGTATGGGCGGTAAGACGAGCAATCTGCAGTACATTCACAGCGCCGTCCCCAAAGAGGTCAAGGGCGAGCTTCTCTCCATCGCAACTGAAACCGAGCGCACCCTTTTCTTCGACTTCCTGCCGCTTGACCTCGGCAAGGTGCGTGGCTTCCAGACGCGATTCCATCTCTACACCGTGCCTGGCCAGGTGCTCTACGAGCGCACCCGTGTGGCGGTGCTCAACGGCGCTGACGGCGTGGTGTTCGTGGCCGACTCGCAGCGGCACAAACTTGAGGAAAACCTCAAGAGCCTGCGCGAGCTTGCCCAAAACATCACGAAGATGAATAAGAACTTTCGGGAGTTCCCGATCGTCCTTCAGTACAACAAAGCCGATCTCCCCAATCGCCTGCCTTCCGACAAGCTCGATCAGTTTCTCAACCCGCCATCGCTTGGCACCAACTGGCCGCGCATTGAGGCAGTGGCGACGCGCGGCGACGGGGTCTTTGATACCCTGAAGGCAATTAGTCGGTTGGTCATAAGCAAGCTGTGA
- a CDS encoding roadblock/LC7 domain-containing protein encodes MDPQLTSVIVPTEEVAQIEECLAHLVEDTQGNHALLLDKSGQVIASQGDSSRQDITALGALIAGTFASSREVAKLLREKDFRMLFQQGVRENIFIALIEEQWILCIIFNKGTHIGLVKVLTKKATDELSAVLERVRQQHKARDDVLGSSFRTSMEDTIDLLFRD; translated from the coding sequence ATGGATCCACAGCTCACCAGTGTCATTGTCCCGACTGAAGAGGTAGCCCAGATCGAGGAGTGTCTGGCGCACCTTGTCGAGGATACGCAGGGGAACCATGCTCTGCTTCTCGACAAAAGTGGGCAAGTCATTGCATCTCAGGGCGATAGCAGCCGCCAGGATATTACCGCGCTGGGCGCGCTGATAGCTGGTACCTTTGCGTCCTCGCGCGAAGTCGCAAAGCTGCTGCGTGAGAAAGATTTCCGCATGCTCTTTCAGCAGGGCGTGCGCGAAAACATCTTCATTGCTCTGATCGAAGAGCAGTGGATTCTCTGCATTATCTTCAACAAAGGTACGCACATCGGCCTTGTCAAGGTGCTGACCAAGAAGGCCACCGACGAGCTGAGCGCCGTGCTCGAGCGCGTGCGGCAACAGCACAAGGCCCGGGATGATGTTCTTGGTTCGTCTTTCCGCACTTCTATGGAAGATACGATCGATCTGCTGTTCCGTGATTAG
- a CDS encoding Hsp20/alpha crystallin family protein, translated as MTSLNRWDPVQDMMTLREAMQQLFEDSVVSPAAAPRRPGAAFAPAMDLSETKDAFVVEAAVPGLKPEDLDITVENNVLTIRGEVKQDQESKERSYHRVERRFGAFQRSISLPTTVNAEGIRASLEHGVLNLVIPKAEALKPRKISVSVGAGQPELAASNN; from the coding sequence ATGACAAGCCTGAATCGCTGGGACCCTGTCCAGGACATGATGACTCTGCGCGAGGCCATGCAGCAGCTGTTTGAGGATAGTGTCGTCTCGCCTGCTGCCGCCCCGCGCCGCCCAGGCGCTGCCTTCGCCCCCGCCATGGATCTGAGCGAGACCAAGGACGCCTTTGTGGTCGAGGCCGCCGTGCCCGGCCTGAAGCCTGAGGATCTGGACATCACCGTCGAGAACAACGTGCTCACCATCCGTGGCGAGGTCAAGCAGGATCAGGAGAGCAAGGAGCGCAGCTACCACCGTGTCGAGCGCCGGTTTGGCGCGTTCCAGCGCAGCATCTCGCTGCCCACCACGGTCAACGCCGAGGGCATCCGCGCCAGCCTAGAGCACGGCGTGCTCAACCTAGTCATCCCCAAGGCCGAGGCGCTCAAGCCGCGCAAGATCAGCGTGAGCGTGGGCGCTGGCCAGCCCGAGCTGGCGGCGAGCAACAACTAA
- a CDS encoding PAS domain-containing protein, whose amino-acid sequence MLDTSDKRLRQRELLLRISSALTEQLDLGYVLNLVIDVAVDLLAGTSGLIGLRDEDGQVRVHAAARLPRETWSAFEPLLALPPTESYAVGRALGEIARTTALPLRQAIALPLVFRGNAIGIIYVFRAAVNVAFTREEQDLLTAFADQAAIAVTNARLYQGVLREKQHLDAIIEQSADGVMILDARWRITTFNRAMERLTGWSRDEAMGRPCAEVLGICTPQGVNICQVDCPLHRQPAPDDPVVEGWIGARDGRQRYVQSRYAVQRGAGGEFQSAIANVRDITRQRIEEEMQNTFISVVSHELKTPVSIIKGYAETLAREDAHWDAATMLDGLHVIAEESDRLAAQIQGLLDASRLQAGGMRLDPVDFALAPLAKDLVERFQVQAGEAFSFELRLAEDMPSVHADRERVRQILENLLSNAVKYSPDGGTIRLTARADGGYAVIAVSDQGVGIPPEEQPLVFRRFYRVDNRLRRSTPGTGLGLFLSKALAEAHGGRMWVESQPGRGSRFFFTLPLATPQLTDATPPEPPEVPFKPFGLLTHEE is encoded by the coding sequence ATGTTAGATACCTCCGACAAACGACTTCGCCAGCGCGAGCTGCTGCTGCGGATCAGCAGCGCCCTGACCGAGCAGCTCGACCTTGGGTACGTGCTCAACCTCGTGATCGATGTGGCCGTGGATCTGCTGGCCGGCACATCCGGCCTGATCGGCCTGCGCGACGAGGATGGGCAGGTGCGCGTGCACGCCGCCGCCCGCCTGCCTAGAGAGACATGGTCGGCCTTCGAGCCGCTGCTGGCGCTGCCCCCCACCGAGAGCTACGCCGTGGGCCGCGCCTTGGGCGAGATCGCCCGCACCACCGCGCTGCCGCTGCGCCAGGCTATTGCGCTGCCGCTGGTGTTTCGCGGCAATGCTATCGGCATCATCTATGTGTTTCGCGCCGCCGTGAACGTGGCCTTCACCCGCGAGGAGCAGGATCTGCTCACCGCGTTTGCCGACCAGGCCGCGATCGCCGTGACCAACGCGCGGCTGTACCAGGGCGTGCTACGCGAGAAGCAGCATCTGGATGCGATCATCGAGCAGAGCGCCGACGGGGTGATGATCCTTGATGCGCGCTGGCGGATCACCACGTTCAACCGCGCGATGGAGCGGCTGACCGGCTGGTCGCGCGATGAGGCCATGGGCCGCCCCTGCGCCGAGGTGCTGGGCATCTGCACGCCCCAGGGCGTGAATATCTGCCAGGTGGACTGCCCGCTGCACCGCCAGCCCGCACCGGACGACCCGGTGGTGGAGGGCTGGATCGGCGCGCGCGACGGGCGACAGCGCTATGTGCAGAGCCGCTACGCGGTGCAGCGCGGCGCGGGCGGCGAGTTCCAGAGCGCGATCGCCAATGTGCGCGACATCACCCGCCAGCGGATCGAGGAGGAGATGCAGAACACCTTCATCTCCGTGGTCTCGCACGAGCTGAAGACCCCGGTGAGCATCATCAAGGGCTACGCCGAGACGCTGGCCCGCGAGGATGCGCACTGGGATGCGGCAACCATGCTCGACGGCCTGCACGTGATCGCCGAGGAGTCCGACCGGCTGGCCGCGCAGATCCAGGGCCTGCTGGATGCCTCGCGGCTCCAGGCGGGCGGCATGCGGCTCGACCCGGTGGATTTTGCGCTGGCCCCGCTGGCCAAGGATCTGGTCGAGCGCTTCCAGGTGCAGGCGGGCGAGGCGTTCAGCTTCGAGCTGCGGCTGGCCGAGGACATGCCCAGCGTGCACGCCGACCGCGAGCGGGTGCGCCAGATCTTGGAGAACCTGCTCTCCAATGCGGTGAAATACAGCCCCGATGGCGGCACCATCCGCCTGACGGCCCGCGCCGACGGCGGCTACGCCGTGATCGCGGTCAGCGACCAGGGCGTGGGCATCCCCCCCGAGGAGCAGCCGCTGGTGTTCCGCCGCTTCTACCGCGTGGACAACCGCCTGCGCCGCTCGACGCCGGGCACGGGGCTGGGCCTGTTTCTGAGCAAGGCGCTGGCCGAGGCCCACGGCGGGCGCATGTGGGTCGAGAGCCAGCCGGGGCGCGGCTCGCGCTTCTTCTTCACGCTGCCCCTGGCCACCCCGCAGCTGACCGACGCCACGCCGCCCGAGCCACCCGAGGTTCCCTTCAAGCCATTTGGCCTGCTGACCCATGAGGAATAG
- a CDS encoding response regulator transcription factor has protein sequence MSEIRDKLVLVVDDEQRLVNFMRMNLELEGCRVISASNGREALDRVREDMPDVVLLDIMMPGMDGYETLRRIRTFSQVPVLILTAKDEEEDRIRGLELGADDYIGKPFGHRELISRIRAVLRRHYTQPPEPQTLVQVDERLTIDFARREVLINGERINLRPTEYRLLYHLVQNAGYVMTHEQLLSKVWGPEYHDESHYLRLYITYLRQKIEEDPSSPVYILTERGVGYRFVDFKRGE, from the coding sequence ATGTCTGAGATACGCGATAAACTGGTGCTGGTGGTGGATGACGAGCAGCGGCTGGTCAACTTCATGCGCATGAACCTGGAGCTGGAGGGCTGCCGCGTGATCAGCGCCTCGAACGGGCGCGAGGCGCTCGACCGCGTGCGCGAGGATATGCCCGACGTGGTGCTGCTGGACATCATGATGCCGGGGATGGACGGCTACGAGACACTGCGGCGCATCCGCACCTTCTCGCAGGTGCCGGTGCTCATTCTGACCGCCAAGGACGAGGAGGAGGACCGCATCCGCGGGCTGGAGCTGGGGGCCGACGACTACATCGGCAAGCCCTTCGGCCACCGCGAGCTGATCAGCCGCATCCGTGCGGTGCTACGCCGCCACTACACCCAGCCGCCCGAGCCGCAGACGCTGGTGCAGGTGGATGAGCGCCTGACGATCGACTTCGCCCGCCGCGAGGTGCTGATCAACGGCGAGCGCATTAACCTGCGGCCCACCGAGTACCGCCTGCTCTACCACCTGGTGCAGAACGCGGGCTATGTGATGACCCACGAGCAGCTGCTGAGCAAGGTCTGGGGGCCGGAGTACCACGACGAGTCGCACTACCTGCGACTGTACATCACCTACCTGCGGCAGAAGATCGAGGAAGACCCATCCAGCCCGGTCTACATTCTGACCGAGCGAGGCGTGGGCTACCGCTTCGTCGACTTTAAGCGCGGCGAGTAG
- the sppA gene encoding signal peptide peptidase SppA, producing the protein MIGHIIAALINTTRAVRNGWRALLRCRVDYVRIPLRGALPELPPHAPRWQRLLRRGPAQPSLTALRRQLAQVADDPQSTGVLLEIGALATGWATLQSLRDELRGFRARGKRVVAYITALDAPGYYLACAADEIVMPPSAVFQATGFASEVQYLGDALARVGIVAEVEAVSPYKAAYERFTRADMSPENRAQLERLIDQRYHALLAAVAEGRGTTPEAARELIDRAPMGSADAQAAGLIDARLYEDELARHLGAGQEAKLLPWARAKGALRLPMARYRKGVVAVIPVEGTIVAGASQRLPLPLPLLGQVQAGSDSIAQAVRAAERSGQIAAAVVYVNSPGGDAFASDLIWREVLRLKAKKPVVVVMGDMAASGGYYLAAPASAIFAQPGTVTGSIGVIAMRPVVGGLLEKASIHTANIRRGANSGMYSITQPLSEGERAAWHRLIETIYADFRQRVVAGRGMAEAELEKIAGGRVWSGSDALRLGLVDALGGLPEGIRKAQELAGLPPDERAPFAVLRGGAGLPPQPFPAEGLAALLACAEDGLRPRLWAILPFVGL; encoded by the coding sequence ATGATCGGGCACATCATCGCCGCGCTGATCAACACCACGCGGGCCGTGCGCAACGGCTGGCGGGCGCTGCTGCGCTGCCGTGTGGACTACGTGCGCATCCCGCTGCGGGGCGCGCTGCCCGAGCTGCCGCCCCACGCGCCGCGCTGGCAGCGCCTGCTGCGGCGCGGGCCAGCCCAGCCCAGCCTGACGGCGCTGCGCCGCCAGCTAGCCCAGGTGGCCGACGACCCGCAGTCCACGGGCGTGCTGCTGGAGATCGGCGCGCTGGCCACGGGCTGGGCCACGCTCCAGAGCCTGCGCGACGAGCTGCGGGGCTTCCGCGCGCGGGGCAAGCGCGTGGTGGCCTACATCACCGCGCTCGACGCGCCGGGCTACTACCTGGCCTGCGCCGCCGACGAGATCGTGATGCCGCCCAGCGCGGTGTTTCAGGCCACAGGGTTCGCCAGCGAGGTGCAGTACCTGGGCGACGCGCTGGCCCGCGTGGGGATTGTGGCCGAGGTCGAGGCCGTCTCGCCCTACAAGGCGGCCTACGAGCGCTTCACCCGCGCCGACATGTCGCCCGAGAACCGCGCCCAGCTGGAGCGGCTGATCGACCAGCGCTACCATGCGCTGCTGGCCGCCGTGGCCGAGGGGCGCGGCACCACGCCCGAGGCGGCCCGCGAGCTGATCGACCGCGCGCCCATGGGCAGCGCCGATGCGCAGGCGGCGGGCCTGATCGACGCGCGGCTGTACGAGGATGAACTGGCTCGGCACCTGGGCGCGGGCCAGGAGGCCAAGCTGCTCCCGTGGGCCAGGGCAAAGGGCGCGCTGCGCTTGCCCATGGCCCGCTACCGCAAGGGTGTGGTCGCCGTCATCCCGGTGGAGGGCACGATTGTGGCGGGGGCCAGCCAGCGGCTGCCGCTGCCACTGCCGCTGCTGGGCCAGGTGCAGGCCGGGTCAGACAGCATCGCCCAGGCGGTGCGCGCCGCCGAGCGAAGCGGGCAGATCGCCGCCGCCGTGGTATATGTCAACTCGCCGGGCGGCGACGCCTTCGCATCCGACCTGATCTGGCGCGAGGTGCTGCGGCTGAAGGCCAAGAAGCCGGTGGTGGTGGTGATGGGCGACATGGCCGCCTCGGGCGGCTACTACCTGGCCGCGCCCGCCTCGGCGATCTTCGCGCAGCCGGGCACGGTGACGGGCAGCATTGGCGTGATCGCGATGCGCCCGGTAGTGGGCGGGCTGCTGGAGAAGGCCAGCATCCACACGGCCAACATCCGGCGCGGCGCGAACAGCGGCATGTACAGCATCACCCAGCCGCTGAGCGAGGGCGAGCGCGCCGCGTGGCACCGCCTGATCGAGACGATCTACGCCGACTTCAGGCAGCGGGTGGTGGCGGGACGCGGCATGGCCGAGGCCGAGCTGGAGAAAATCGCGGGCGGGCGGGTGTGGTCGGGCAGCGACGCGCTGCGGCTCGGGCTGGTGGACGCGCTGGGAGGGCTGCCCGAGGGCATCCGCAAGGCCCAGGAGCTGGCCGGGCTGCCGCCAGACGAGCGCGCGCCCTTCGCGGTGCTGCGCGGCGGCGCGGGGCTGCCGCCCCAGCCCTTCCCCGCCGAGGGCCTGGCCGCGCTGCTGGCCTGCGCCGAGGATGGGCTGAGGCCGCGCCTGTGGGCTATTCTACCGTTCGTGGGGCTGTAG